A window of the Halopseudomonas phragmitis genome harbors these coding sequences:
- a CDS encoding HDOD domain-containing protein, with translation MTDLAQRVQDELIDAINKDQLTLPTLPEIALRVREAAEDPNVSIPFLVKEISNDAALSARLIKVVNSPLLRSRSEITDLSMAVNRLGITYTANLATGLAMQQMFQATSDVIDRKMREVWARSTEVAGISHVLCRHYTRLKPDQATLAGLVHQIGVLPVLSYAEENSQLLRDSISLNLVIERIHPVLGDKILEAWDFPAPLLKVPSQHLDFTRNSATADYADIVQVAMLHGLAGSEHPFAQMNWNQIPSFAKLGINPLGEEEDLSAEMEAATHLLG, from the coding sequence ATGACCGATCTGGCCCAACGCGTTCAAGACGAACTGATCGACGCCATCAACAAGGACCAGTTGACGCTTCCCACTTTGCCGGAAATCGCCCTGCGAGTTCGCGAAGCCGCCGAAGACCCGAATGTCAGCATCCCCTTTCTGGTCAAGGAAATCAGCAACGACGCTGCACTCAGTGCGCGCCTGATCAAGGTAGTCAACAGCCCGCTACTGCGCAGTCGGAGCGAAATTACCGACCTGTCGATGGCCGTCAACCGCCTAGGCATCACCTATACAGCCAACCTGGCCACCGGCCTGGCCATGCAGCAGATGTTCCAGGCCACCTCGGACGTGATCGACCGCAAAATGCGTGAAGTCTGGGCACGCAGCACCGAAGTCGCCGGCATCAGCCACGTGCTGTGCCGCCACTACACCCGGCTCAAGCCCGACCAGGCGACCTTGGCCGGCCTGGTCCACCAGATCGGTGTTTTGCCGGTCCTCAGTTATGCCGAGGAAAACAGCCAACTGCTGCGCGATTCGATCAGCCTGAATCTGGTCATTGAACGCATCCATCCGGTCCTGGGTGACAAGATTCTCGAGGCCTGGGACTTCCCCGCACCGCTATTGAAGGTACCCAGCCAGCACCTGGACTTCACCCGCAACTCGGCCACAGCCGACTATGCAGATATCGTCCAGGTCGCCATGCTCCATGGACTGGCCGGCAGCGAACATCCATTCGCCCAGATGAACTGGAATCAGATTCCCTCCTTCGCCAAGCTGGGTATCAACCCGCTCGGCGAGGAAGAAGACCTGTCAGCAGAGATGGAAGCAGCTACGCACCTGCTCGGCTGA
- the lysS gene encoding lysine--tRNA ligase — protein sequence MTDQQHDQQAHHEEENRLIALRKEKLAAERAKGNAFPNRFRRDSYAGDLQKAYAEHSKEQLEGAAIPVKVAGRIMLNRGAFMVIQDMSGRIQVYVDRKGLPAETLEAIKTWDMGDIIAAEGTLARSGKGDLYVHMTAVQLLTKSLRPLPDKFHGLTDTEQRYRQRYVDLIVNEDTRHTFQVRSQVIGHIRKFLAERNFLEVETPMLQTIPGGAAAKPFETHHNALDLPMFLRIAPELYLKRLVVGGFERVFEINRNFRNEGVSTRHNPEFTMLEFYQAYADYEDNMDLTEELFRELAMAVLGTTEVPYQGKVFDFGKPFARMSVFDSILHFNPEISAEDLRDLGQCRAIAKKAGADVKGFEGLGKLQTMVFEELVEHKLEQPTFITRYPFEVSPLARRSDDDPSVTDRFELFIGGREIANAYSELNDAEDQAERFHAQVADKDAGDDEAMHFDADFVRALEYGMPPTAGEGIGIDRLVMLLTDSPSIRDVILFPHMRPEHH from the coding sequence ATGACCGATCAGCAGCATGACCAGCAAGCCCATCACGAGGAAGAAAACCGCCTGATTGCCCTGCGCAAGGAAAAGCTTGCCGCCGAACGGGCCAAGGGCAACGCTTTCCCCAACCGCTTCCGCCGTGACAGCTACGCCGGTGATCTGCAGAAGGCCTATGCCGAGCACAGCAAGGAGCAATTGGAAGGCGCGGCGATTCCGGTCAAGGTGGCTGGGCGCATCATGCTCAACCGTGGCGCTTTCATGGTCATTCAGGACATGAGTGGGCGGATTCAGGTGTATGTTGACCGCAAGGGCCTGCCGGCCGAAACCCTGGAAGCGATCAAGACCTGGGACATGGGCGATATCATCGCTGCCGAAGGCACCCTGGCGCGTTCCGGCAAGGGCGACCTGTATGTGCATATGACCGCCGTACAACTGCTGACCAAGTCGCTGCGGCCACTACCGGACAAGTTCCACGGTCTGACCGACACCGAGCAGCGCTACCGGCAGCGTTATGTTGACCTGATCGTCAACGAGGACACCCGCCACACCTTCCAGGTACGTTCGCAGGTGATCGGCCACATCCGCAAGTTCCTCGCCGAGCGCAACTTCCTCGAAGTCGAAACGCCCATGCTGCAGACCATCCCCGGCGGTGCCGCAGCCAAACCGTTCGAAACCCATCACAATGCGCTGGATCTGCCGATGTTCCTGCGCATCGCCCCGGAGCTGTATCTGAAGCGGCTGGTGGTAGGTGGCTTCGAGCGGGTGTTCGAGATCAACCGCAATTTCCGTAACGAAGGCGTATCGACCCGGCACAACCCCGAGTTCACCATGCTCGAGTTCTACCAGGCCTACGCCGACTATGAGGACAACATGGACCTGACCGAGGAACTGTTCCGCGAGCTGGCCATGGCGGTGCTGGGTACTACCGAGGTGCCCTACCAGGGCAAGGTGTTCGATTTCGGCAAGCCGTTCGCGCGGATGTCGGTGTTCGACTCGATTCTGCACTTCAATCCCGAGATCAGCGCCGAGGACCTGCGTGACCTGGGGCAGTGCCGGGCGATAGCGAAAAAGGCCGGTGCCGACGTCAAGGGCTTTGAAGGACTGGGCAAGTTGCAGACCATGGTGTTCGAGGAACTGGTCGAGCACAAGCTGGAGCAGCCGACCTTTATTACCCGCTATCCGTTCGAGGTCTCGCCGCTGGCGCGCCGCAGCGATGACGATCCGAGCGTGACCGATCGCTTCGAGCTGTTCATCGGTGGCCGTGAAATCGCCAATGCCTATTCCGAGCTGAACGACGCCGAGGATCAGGCCGAGCGTTTCCATGCCCAGGTGGCCGACAAGGACGCCGGTGACGATGAGGCCATGCATTTTGATGCCGACTTCGTGCGTGCGCTGGAATACGGCATGCCGCCGACCGCCGGCGAGGGCATCGGTATCGACCGCCTGGTGATGCTGCTGACCGACTCGCCATCGATCCGCGACGTGATCCTGTTCCCGCATATGCGTCCGGAGCATCACTGA
- a CDS encoding flavohemoglobin expression-modulating QEGLA motif protein, with amino-acid sequence MAVKQSEQYQLVIRSLSDRLVEAQAPIRVLDAIKWDDSVREEFFRKRCKSLPPVDADYYAQRPLSFDPAERLQLFQDIERDITRQLGTFSPVGQIMRRMCREYRMVIRMLEGRGTPEFGRISQELYGSASDAFHAGDPTITDLGIMLSESLSNIGNDLGREPKTIAAPEAVAILQDRMNQAFPDDQAVRVFESDGIVADAAAGADYIKIRSDAMFNQRDLKILAVHEGMVHVATSLNGQHQPICTFLAKGPPSSTVTQEGLAILMEVITFASYPARLRKLTNRTRAIQLAESGANFLEVFEFYRGEGYSREDSYANASRVFRGSSSAGLPFTKDLAYLKGFILTYNYIQLAVRKGKLQQIPLLFCGKTTLEDMRTLGQLVDEGLVVPPRYLPEPFADLNALSAWMCFSGFLTNLSLERIEADYANIL; translated from the coding sequence ATGGCAGTCAAACAGAGCGAGCAATACCAACTGGTGATCCGCAGCCTGTCCGATCGGCTGGTGGAGGCGCAGGCGCCGATTCGGGTGCTGGATGCGATCAAGTGGGATGATAGTGTGCGCGAGGAGTTTTTTCGCAAACGCTGCAAGAGCCTGCCGCCAGTGGATGCCGATTACTATGCCCAGCGCCCGCTGAGCTTCGATCCGGCCGAGCGTCTGCAACTGTTCCAGGATATTGAGCGCGACATTACCCGCCAGCTAGGCACCTTCAGCCCGGTCGGCCAGATCATGCGCCGCATGTGCCGCGAATATCGCATGGTCATCCGCATGCTGGAAGGGCGCGGTACGCCGGAGTTCGGGCGAATCTCCCAAGAGCTCTATGGCTCGGCTTCGGACGCGTTCCACGCTGGCGACCCGACCATTACCGACCTGGGCATCATGCTTAGTGAGTCCTTGAGCAATATCGGTAACGACCTGGGCCGAGAGCCCAAGACCATTGCAGCGCCAGAAGCGGTGGCGATTCTGCAGGACAGGATGAATCAGGCGTTTCCCGATGATCAGGCGGTGCGGGTCTTCGAGTCCGACGGCATCGTTGCCGATGCGGCCGCTGGCGCCGATTACATCAAGATTCGCAGCGATGCCATGTTCAATCAGCGCGACCTGAAAATTCTGGCAGTGCATGAAGGCATGGTGCATGTGGCGACCAGTCTGAATGGTCAGCACCAGCCGATCTGTACCTTTCTGGCCAAGGGGCCGCCGTCCTCGACCGTGACCCAGGAAGGCCTGGCGATTTTGATGGAGGTGATTACCTTTGCCTCCTATCCAGCCCGGCTGCGCAAGCTGACCAACCGTACCCGGGCAATCCAATTGGCCGAGTCCGGGGCCAATTTCCTTGAAGTGTTCGAGTTCTATCGTGGCGAGGGTTACAGCCGCGAGGACAGTTATGCCAACGCCAGCCGTGTGTTCCGTGGCTCCAGCAGCGCTGGTTTGCCATTCACCAAGGATCTGGCCTACCTCAAGGGTTTTATCCTGACCTATAACTACATCCAGTTGGCGGTGCGCAAAGGCAAACTGCAGCAGATTCCGTTGCTGTTCTGTGGCAAGACCACGCTGGAGGATATGCGCACCCTGGGGCAACTGGTGGACGAAGGTCTGGTGGTGCCGCCGCGCTACTTGCCCGAGCCGTTTGCCGATCTCAATGCGCTGAGCGCCTGGATGTGCTTTTCCGGATTTCTTACCAACCTCAGCCTCGAGCGGATCGAGGCCGATTACGCCAATATTCTGTAA
- the ung gene encoding uracil-DNA glycosylase, with protein MTERTVQLDEGWKQVLADQFEQPYMQQLRSFLQAEKSAGKVIFPPGPLMFNALNSTPLEQVKVVIIGQDPYHGPGQAHGLSFSVPPGVPAPPSLQNIFKEIQRDLGYPIPDHGCLQSWADQGVLLLNAVLSVQQANAGSHANRGWERFTSRIIEVLNEQREHLVFMLWGSYAQKKGAHIDSDRHCVLASPHPSPLSAHRGFLGNGHFSAANRYLQEHGLTPIDWRLP; from the coding sequence ATGACTGAGCGTACTGTGCAACTGGACGAGGGCTGGAAGCAGGTTCTGGCAGACCAGTTCGAACAGCCTTACATGCAGCAGTTGCGTAGTTTCCTGCAGGCCGAGAAAAGTGCTGGCAAGGTGATCTTTCCGCCTGGGCCGCTGATGTTCAATGCCCTTAACAGCACGCCGCTGGAGCAGGTCAAAGTGGTGATCATCGGTCAGGACCCCTATCACGGTCCGGGGCAGGCACACGGTTTGAGCTTTTCGGTGCCGCCGGGTGTGCCGGCACCGCCGTCGCTGCAGAATATCTTCAAGGAAATCCAGCGTGACCTTGGCTACCCCATTCCTGACCATGGTTGCCTGCAAAGCTGGGCTGATCAGGGCGTGCTATTGCTCAATGCGGTGTTGAGCGTGCAGCAGGCCAATGCCGGGTCGCATGCCAATCGGGGCTGGGAGCGTTTTACCTCGCGGATCATTGAAGTGCTGAACGAGCAACGTGAGCATCTGGTGTTCATGCTCTGGGGCAGCTACGCACAGAAAAAAGGTGCGCATATCGACTCTGACCGCCATTGCGTGCTGGCCTCGCCACACCCTTCGCCGCTGTCGGCCCATCGCGGTTTTCTCGGTAACGGACATTTCTCGGCCGCCAACCGTTATCTGCAAGAGCATGGCCTGACGCCGATCGATTGGCGTCTGCCCTGA
- a CDS encoding enoyl-CoA hydratase, whose product MEHALQPYTALVPKTKMLVVQKVGHTALVTIDNPPANTWDEDTLHGLYELVKHLDSDPEIYALVITGRGERFFSAGADLKLFAEGDRAQARQMARWFGLAFEALRDFSGVSIAAINGYAMGGGLECALACDIRIAERQVQLALPEASVGLLPCAGGTQALAWLVGEGWAKRMILCGERIDGVKAERIGLVEEVVEEGQAVPAALHLAAQVGRQSPRAVKACKQLIQGARSQPLNSLLADERERFVDLFELQDTLEGVNAFLEKRPPQWRNR is encoded by the coding sequence ATGGAACATGCTCTGCAACCCTATACCGCGCTGGTACCCAAGACCAAGATGCTGGTGGTCCAGAAGGTGGGCCATACCGCGCTGGTGACCATCGACAACCCGCCGGCCAATACCTGGGATGAAGATACCCTGCACGGCCTGTATGAACTGGTGAAGCATCTGGACAGCGATCCGGAGATCTATGCTTTGGTGATCACGGGACGTGGCGAACGGTTTTTCTCGGCCGGTGCCGACCTGAAGCTGTTTGCTGAGGGTGATCGGGCTCAGGCCCGGCAAATGGCACGCTGGTTTGGCCTGGCCTTTGAGGCGCTACGGGACTTTTCTGGAGTGTCGATTGCCGCGATCAATGGCTATGCCATGGGTGGTGGGTTGGAGTGCGCTCTGGCCTGCGATATCCGTATTGCCGAGCGTCAGGTGCAACTGGCTTTGCCGGAGGCCAGTGTCGGGCTGCTGCCGTGTGCCGGTGGGACCCAGGCACTGGCCTGGCTGGTGGGCGAGGGCTGGGCCAAGCGGATGATTCTGTGTGGTGAGCGGATCGATGGGGTCAAGGCCGAGCGCATTGGTCTGGTCGAGGAGGTGGTCGAGGAAGGGCAGGCCGTGCCGGCGGCGCTACATCTGGCCGCTCAGGTTGGGCGTCAGTCGCCGCGTGCGGTCAAGGCCTGCAAGCAATTGATCCAGGGTGCCCGAAGTCAGCCGTTGAACAGCCTGCTGGCCGACGAGCGCGAGCGCTTTGTTGATCTGTTCGAGCTGCAGGACACCCTTGAGGGTGTCAATGCGTTTCTGGAGAAGCGGCCGCCGCAATGGCGTAACCGCTAA
- the ygfZ gene encoding CAF17-like 4Fe-4S cluster assembly/insertion protein YgfZ produces MTAIIEPLHSRFATCEPDHEPATALTLLSHEAILAISGPDAERFLQGQITCDISRLPVPGSTPGARCNPKGRMQSSFRLLRSEPEHYLLALEQSLLTPQLADLNKYAVFFRKARLEDASQHWCRLGLWGEQAGRALEQAGLAVPETTDIPSQTAQGLVIRLSDGAYELWLPADKAPAVLEQLCQQATAAHLNQWLLRQIRAGIGQVMGPTQESFIPQMLNLQLQGGVSFRKGCYTGQEIVARMQYLGKLKRRMFRLLLAGTAIPPPGTLIVERDSGKPIGELVIAARTTQRVEMLAVLQKDAAQYATLSLADADGPLLTLADLPYDHELAATETDNASE; encoded by the coding sequence ATGACCGCCATTATTGAGCCCCTGCACTCCCGCTTCGCCACCTGCGAACCCGATCATGAGCCCGCCACGGCTCTGACCCTGCTCAGTCACGAGGCCATCCTGGCGATCTCCGGCCCCGATGCCGAGCGCTTCCTGCAGGGTCAGATCACCTGCGACATCAGTCGCCTGCCAGTTCCCGGCAGTACGCCGGGCGCGCGCTGCAACCCCAAAGGGCGGATGCAGTCGAGCTTTCGGCTGCTGCGCAGTGAACCCGAGCATTACCTCTTGGCGCTGGAACAGTCACTGCTAACACCACAACTGGCCGACCTGAACAAATACGCCGTCTTTTTCCGCAAGGCCCGCCTGGAAGACGCCAGCCAGCACTGGTGCCGACTCGGACTCTGGGGTGAACAGGCCGGCCGGGCTCTGGAGCAGGCAGGACTGGCCGTACCCGAGACCACTGACATCCCGAGCCAAACCGCCCAAGGACTGGTAATTCGCCTCAGTGACGGCGCCTACGAGCTATGGCTACCGGCCGACAAGGCCCCAGCCGTACTTGAGCAGTTGTGCCAACAGGCCACTGCCGCTCACCTCAACCAATGGCTGCTGCGCCAGATCCGTGCCGGGATCGGCCAGGTCATGGGGCCAACCCAGGAGAGCTTCATTCCGCAGATGCTGAACCTGCAACTACAGGGCGGCGTCAGCTTCAGAAAAGGCTGTTACACCGGCCAGGAAATCGTCGCCCGCATGCAGTATCTGGGCAAACTCAAACGCCGGATGTTTCGCCTGCTACTGGCCGGAACCGCGATACCACCGCCAGGTACACTGATCGTCGAGCGCGACAGCGGCAAGCCGATCGGTGAACTGGTTATCGCCGCACGTACCACCCAGCGAGTGGAAATGCTGGCCGTGCTGCAAAAGGATGCGGCACAATATGCCACTTTGAGTCTGGCCGATGCCGACGGGCCGCTGCTGACCCTGGCCGACCTGCCCTACGACCATGAACTGGCAGCCACCGAAACCGACAACGCCTCCGAATAA